A DNA window from Caretta caretta isolate rCarCar2 chromosome 7, rCarCar1.hap1, whole genome shotgun sequence contains the following coding sequences:
- the RPS24 gene encoding small ribosomal subunit protein eS24 isoform X2: MNDTVTIRTRKFMTNRLLQRKQMVIDVLHPGKATVPKTEIREKLAKMYKTTPDVIFVFGFRTHFGGGKTTGFGMIYDSLDYAKKNEPKHRLARHGLYEKKKTSRKQRKERKNRMKKVRGTAKANVGAGKK, from the exons ATG AATGACACGGTGACCATCAGAACCAGGAAGTTCATGACTAATAGACTGCTTCAGCGTAAGCAGATG GTCATTGATGTTCTTCATCCTGGAAAGGCCACAGTTCCCAAAACTGAAATCAGGGAAAAGCTGGCAAAAATGTACAAAACAACGCCAGATGTAATTTTCGTCTTTGGCTTCAGAACCCATTTTGGTGGTGGCAAGACAACAGGCTTTGGCATGATTTATGATTCCCTGGACTATGCAAAGAAGAATGAACCAAAGCACAGACTGGCCAGG CATGGCTTGTATGAAAAGAAGAAGACTTCGAGAAAACAGCGGAAGGAGCGTAAGAACAGAATGAAGAAAGTCAGGGGCACAGCCAAGGCAAACGTTGGTGCTGGCAAGAAG
- the RPS24 gene encoding small ribosomal subunit protein eS24 isoform X1 — protein sequence MNDTVTIRTRKFMTNRLLQRKQMVIDVLHPGKATVPKTEIREKLAKMYKTTPDVIFVFGFRTHFGGGKTTGFGMIYDSLDYAKKNEPKHRLARHGLYEKKKTSRKQRKERKNRMKKVRGTAKANVGAGKKK from the exons ATG AATGACACGGTGACCATCAGAACCAGGAAGTTCATGACTAATAGACTGCTTCAGCGTAAGCAGATG GTCATTGATGTTCTTCATCCTGGAAAGGCCACAGTTCCCAAAACTGAAATCAGGGAAAAGCTGGCAAAAATGTACAAAACAACGCCAGATGTAATTTTCGTCTTTGGCTTCAGAACCCATTTTGGTGGTGGCAAGACAACAGGCTTTGGCATGATTTATGATTCCCTGGACTATGCAAAGAAGAATGAACCAAAGCACAGACTGGCCAGG CATGGCTTGTATGAAAAGAAGAAGACTTCGAGAAAACAGCGGAAGGAGCGTAAGAACAGAATGAAGAAAGTCAGGGGCACAGCCAAGGCAAACGTTGGTGCTGGCAAGAAG aagtga